From the genome of Spinacia oleracea cultivar Varoflay chromosome 2, BTI_SOV_V1, whole genome shotgun sequence, one region includes:
- the LOC110775251 gene encoding uncharacterized protein, translating into MRRHKDYARRLGQVMLSGKSPVDPFPQIEICESDGGQVATPHDDPLVVEIKISNMRVKRILIDTGSSSDIMIMECLSRLAHDPKTIESIHYPIIGFGGSVINPVGVINLPVRFGDRKDGRKMGVNLLIVKDLTAYNVILGRTIHGDQQQARDCYFTTLNPSAWKKDLAEARGKRKHEEELPTANESIPVKTGKSG; encoded by the exons atgaggAGACATAAAGACTATGCCCGCCGCCTagggcaagtgatgctgtcaGGAAAGTCACCTGTGGACCCATTCCCTCAGATAGAGATATGTGAGTCGGATGGAGGACAAGTAGCCACTCCGCATGATGATCCTCTTGTGGTCGAGATAAAAATCTCCAATATGAGAGTGAAGCGTATCCTGATAGACACtgggagctcgtccgacattATGATCATGGAGTGCCTCAGCCGCCTAGCCCACGACCCCAAAACCATAGAGAGCAtacactatcccatcattggttttggaggaAGCGTCATAAATCCTGTAGGCGTCATCAACCTACCAGTTCGGTTCGGGGATCGAAAAGATGGACGGAAGATGGGAGTAAATTTACTAATCGTCAAGGACTTGAcagcatacaatgtcatcttgggac GGACTATACATGGAGACCAACAGCAGGCAAGAGACTGCTACTTCACaaccctcaacccgtcagcatggaagaaAGATTTGGCCGAAGCAAGAGGCAAGAGAAAGCATGAGGAGGAACTACCTACCGCCAATGAGAGTATACCAGTCAAGACAGGAAAAAGTGGCTAA